The following nucleotide sequence is from Nycticebus coucang isolate mNycCou1 chromosome 8, mNycCou1.pri, whole genome shotgun sequence.
TACGGGGATTCCCCCTTTCAGCCCTACTCATTTCTCAGGGAATCTCCCTCCTGACCTCTGAGCCTTCAGAGCACAGCCACACCTTCTCCTACAgggagccttccctgaccacctccTGCAGGCACACACATCGGGGCCCCACAGGCATATGTGCCTTCCTGCCCTGCCTGTTACCAACCAGAGTCCGGGAGGGCTGCGTCCTCTGGCCTGTCTGGGTCCTCacacctccttctcctcccctgggCAGTTTCTGTTTGATCGTGTGGAGGGCATCTCCAGGGCTACCATCATCGATCTTGACGCCCATCAGGTGAGTACCCTGCAGGGGCTAGGCTCTCATGGGACCCACTGCCTCAGGCCCCAGAACCTCACTGTGGCAGGAGCGTCCTCCTCATGTCCCCAGCAGACTCTGCCTGCCTCACTGCCCCTCACGTCAGGGCTCTCCTCCCTCTAGTGGGCCTCTGCTGTCCCACCTTGACCTGCCTCTCTCCGGGCTCTGGTCTTCAGTCTCCCAGGTTTAAGACAGAGGGCCTTTGTCCCTCTGGTCAGGGTGGTGGGTCCTCTCATTGTTCCCGCCTGTTGTCCTCCCTCCCGCCTCCTAGCTAGCTGCCCCTCACAGCACTTACCAGGTGGAGGCGCTTCCTTAAACCTCCTCTGACATTGCTGCTCTGGCCCTGGGAACACTGCGTGGCTCCCCTTGCTTGTGAGTAGTTTGGGGCGCTGCCTGTTGCACAGAGTGGACGGGCACCCTGTGCCGCCTCAGGCGGGTGCTCACAGGCCAGCGTTACTCAGCCCCCTGAGGTCACCAGGCAGTGAAGTGCCGGGGCACAGAGTACCTCCTCCTGAGGACTCTGAACACAGGACAGGCTGCTCTGGTCAGAGACAGGGAGGGATCCCATGGGCccgtggggtggggtggggggcctTCCACACCACTGTGGCCTTGGGCTAGTCAGGGTCCTGCTGGGGTTCATGTGACGCTGCGCTCCTGAGCCAGGTCACATGCACAATCCTTTACAGTTTGCCTTTCACATCCCTGGCCCCCACTAGTCCCACCACAGACTGGAAAGGGTAGTAGAGCTAGGGTTTCTGCCTTAGATAAGGAAACCAAGAGGGCTGGGGCTTGCTCGAGGTCATGCCAGAAGGCTGTGGGCCAGGTTTTGAggttgaatcccagctctgccacttgatAGCCATGAAACCTTCTGGCCCCAAGAACAAGCTGTGCTGCCAGGCATGCGGGGAATTTCCTGAGCTGGGGTGTGAAGTGTCCTGGCCTTGCCTAGGGGACATGTCTGTGAGTGGCTTCCATGTCCTCCCCACAGGGCAATGGGCATGAACGAGACTTCATGGACGACCAGCGTGTATACATCATGGATGTCTACAACCGCCACATCTACCCTGGGGACCGCTTTGCCAAGCGTAAGCCACAGCCCCTACCCCTTGGTTTTAAGTGCATTCTTGCTCAAATGAGGCCCCTTCTCTTGTTTTCTGCACGCTGGGACCTTCATTTATTCACAGCAACTCTGGGAGGttgtttccatttcacagatgaggaaactgacaccGAAAGtcaacctgcccaaggtcacatataAGACTACACATgcaggtggtggattgcttgagctcaggagtttgagaccaccctgagcaaaagagagaccctgtatctactaaaaatagaaaaaccgaggcaagaggatctcttgaccccaaaagttgaagattgctgtgagctatgatgccacagcactctacccagggtgacagcttgagactctgtctcaaaaaaaaaaaaaagccacgcATATGGTATACATTTGTCTGGTAGAAAATaggaaaggacaaaagaaaaaaattagaaaaaaggaaaacacaaaataagagaaaagttcaACTATAGtagtcaaaataaatgaaagcaagtTAAACTCATCGATCAAAAGGAAGAGACTCTCAGATAAGATTTGAAAATAGGGACTCTGCCTTTGCAGGTGGGGTACATTTTTTCACCAGGTGCTGGTGAGTATGGTGTGAATAAATAAGCTACTAGTATGGCCCAAGGGACCAATTTCTGAATGGAACCTCCCTCAAATGTGCTGAACCTGGGCTTGAGGGTAGGGCAGGGTGTCGGCGCATCCGGGTGAGGGCTTAAGGAGGCAGTGAGATCCAACGTGGCAGCTCAGATCTCCCCATCCCTGGGCCCAAAGCCTTTTAGGTCCACTGTGCTCCCCCTGCTATCCTTCAGGTCCTTTTATGCGGGGCTGGTGCCCTTTGCAGCTTGGTTTTGGGTGGAATGAGGCTAAGCAGTGCTGGAGTTGGACTTGCCCGGTGACCACAGTCTTTCTCATCCTGAGCCTCAGCTTTCCATCCCTGGAATTTGGGGTTATCTGTGTCTCTCTCTTAGAGGCCATCAGGAGGAAGGTGGAGCTGGACTGGGGCGTGGAGGATGCTGAGTACCTGAATAAAGTGGAGACGAACATCAAGAAAGCACTGAAGGAGCACCTGCCCGACGTGGTGGTCTACAATGCTGGCACTGACATCCTTGAGGGCGACCGCCTTGGGGGGCTGTCCATCAGCCCAGGGGTATGTCCTGaccctggggggtggggaaacTGCTCCATGGACTCAGCAGCATCAGGAAAGGTGGGCAGCCCAATGGTAGGGAGGAGAGGGGCTGAAGAACAACAGTCCAGAACAGAGCTAGGCCTGCAGCAGGACTTCCTGACCCCACAGGGGTCCAGCCTGCCTGAGTCAGcctccccacaccccacaggGCATCGTGAAGCGGGATGAACTGGTGTTCCAGATAGTCCGTGGCTGCCAGGTGCCCATCCTCATGGTGACTTCGGGCGGGTACCAGAAGCGCACAGCTCGCATCATTGCTGACTCCATCCTCAATTTGTACGACTTGGGGCTCATTGGGCCCGAGTCGCCCAGCGTCTCGGCAGAGAACTCAGACACACTGCTGCTCCCCTCAGTGGTGCACTGACCGGCGCTGCCCTCTAAGAGTCCCCGCCTGCCTCTCGGTCCCGCCCGCCCCttagtgctttttattttctaacctCTTGGGGTGGTGGAGGCAGCCACCAGCTAGCACGGAGGGTGGGGGCTGTCCCTGACGGGGCTGGCCTGGGGGTCTGGAGCAGCTCTCTGTTCTCCCCCAAGGGTCTCTAGGCCCTCTGTGGGCAGGGGCTGAAGGCAAAGCCTGTGATTCCAGGACCACCTGCTTGGAGTCACTTTTCTGACCAGGCCCAGGGGAGGTGGCCGTTCACTAAGAATGGGGGGAGGACAGGTTAGGCCCCAGGGCCATAGCAAAAAGGCCCAGCCCTTGGGGTCTTTTGGGTCTGGAGAAGGCCAGATCTATTCAGACCAAGGAAGCTTCCATCTCTATCCTGTGGGCCTCTGTCCGCTTCAGGCCTACGATTTGCTTCACCTTCCTCCTTGCCCCAGGGCATGGGTGCTGGTGTGGACAGGGTTGTGAGGAGGTGCTGGAGCCAGGCCTCCCAGTGGGCCCGGTTCCTGCTCAGCAGGCAGGAGCCCTGGGCCTGGATGTGAGGGGTAGCTGGGAAGGGGTGCAAGTGGGTTTTCCCTCAATAAAGCGAAGTCTGGACCTGCTTTCCCAGGAAGATGAGGGGAGGGAGGCTCCTGGACCTCCAGACGCCTGCTTTGACAATGGTCTCACCTGTTCAGTGCTAAGGGCAGGCAGTGGGGGCAGAATTCTTAGCACAAAGATGGTCCTCAGCACTGGTGCCCTGAGGGGCGGGGGGCTGCTGACCCAGGAGGGGACAGGGCACCGGGAGGTGGGTATCACAGGGAGGTGAGGCCAGTGGAGGGAAGTTGGGATGGGGGCAGTTGGCTGAACAGGGCCCTACAGGGACCAAGGCACTGGCAAGGCCAAGTGGGGCTCCCTGCAAGTTGTGAGGGtacagggctggggcagggcccCTACTGGCCTCACCTGAGTGGCCGGGGCCGAAGGGACTGGCCCTGTCCTCTACCCTACTCTCAACCAGGGAGCAGTGACTCATTTTGACCA
It contains:
- the HDAC11 gene encoding histone deacetylase 11 isoform X2 → MWVRGRPGGPIRCGPRLHPTQLYQHVPETRWPIVYSPRYNITFMGLEKLHPFDAGKWGKVINFLKEEKLLSDCMLVEAKEASDEDLLVVHTRRYLNELKWSFVVATITEIPPVIFLPNFLVQRKVLRPLRTQTGGTIMAGKLAVERGWAINVGGGFHHCSSDRGGGFCAYADISLAIKFLFDRVEGISRATIIDLDAHQGNGHERDFMDDQRVYIMDVYNRHIYPGDRFAKQAIRRKVELDWGVEDAEYLNKVETNIKKALKEHLPDVVVYNAGTDILEGDRLGGLSISPGGIVKRDELVFQIVRGCQVPILMVTSGGYQKRTARIIADSILNLYDLGLIGPESPSVSAENSDTLLLPSVVH
- the HDAC11 gene encoding histone deacetylase 11 isoform X1; protein product: MGRRRPRCGLHPTQLYQHVPETRWPIVYSPRYNITFMGLEKLHPFDAGKWGKVINFLKEEKLLSDCMLVEAKEASDEDLLVVHTRRYLNELKWSFVVATITEIPPVIFLPNFLVQRKVLRPLRTQTGGTIMAGKLAVERGWAINVGGGFHHCSSDRGGGFCAYADISLAIKFLFDRVEGISRATIIDLDAHQGNGHERDFMDDQRVYIMDVYNRHIYPGDRFAKQAIRRKVELDWGVEDAEYLNKVETNIKKALKEHLPDVVVYNAGTDILEGDRLGGLSISPGGIVKRDELVFQIVRGCQVPILMVTSGGYQKRTARIIADSILNLYDLGLIGPESPSVSAENSDTLLLPSVVH
- the HDAC11 gene encoding histone deacetylase 11 isoform X3, giving the protein MLHPTQLYQHVPETRWPIVYSPRYNITFMGLEKLHPFDAGKWGKVINFLKEEKLLSDCMLVEAKEASDEDLLVVHTRRYLNELKWSFVVATITEIPPVIFLPNFLVQRKVLRPLRTQTGGTIMAGKLAVERGWAINVGGGFHHCSSDRGGGFCAYADISLAIKFLFDRVEGISRATIIDLDAHQGNGHERDFMDDQRVYIMDVYNRHIYPGDRFAKQAIRRKVELDWGVEDAEYLNKVETNIKKALKEHLPDVVVYNAGTDILEGDRLGGLSISPGGIVKRDELVFQIVRGCQVPILMVTSGGYQKRTARIIADSILNLYDLGLIGPESPSVSAENSDTLLLPSVVH
- the HDAC11 gene encoding histone deacetylase 11 isoform X4, yielding MGLEKLHPFDAGKWGKVINFLKEEKLLSDCMLVEAKEASDEDLLVVHTRRYLNELKWSFVVATITEIPPVIFLPNFLVQRKVLRPLRTQTGGTIMAGKLAVERGWAINVGGGFHHCSSDRGGGFCAYADISLAIKFLFDRVEGISRATIIDLDAHQGNGHERDFMDDQRVYIMDVYNRHIYPGDRFAKQAIRRKVELDWGVEDAEYLNKVETNIKKALKEHLPDVVVYNAGTDILEGDRLGGLSISPGGIVKRDELVFQIVRGCQVPILMVTSGGYQKRTARIIADSILNLYDLGLIGPESPSVSAENSDTLLLPSVVH